One window from the genome of Saimiri boliviensis isolate mSaiBol1 chromosome 2, mSaiBol1.pri, whole genome shotgun sequence encodes:
- the SKIC8 gene encoding superkiller complex protein 8 isoform X2: MHEDFISEALCILAHDDAIWSVAWGTNKKENSETVVTGSLDDLVKVWKWRDERLDLQWSLEGHQLGVVSVDISHTLPIAASSSLDAHIRLWDLENGKQIKSIDAGPVDAWTLAFSPDSQYLATGTHVGKVNIFGVESGKKEYSLDTRGKFILSIAYSPDGKYLASGAIDGIINIFDIATGKLLHTLEGHAMPIRSLTFSPDSQLLVTASDDGYIKIYDVQHANLAGTLSGHASWVLNVAFCPDDTRFVSSSSDKSVKVWDVGTRTCVHTFFDHQDQVWGVKYNGNGSKIVSVGDDQEIHIYDCPI, translated from the exons ATGCATGAAGACTTTATCAGTGAAGCACTTTGCATTCTAGCTCATGATGATGCCATTTGGTCAGTCGCCTGGGGGACAAACAAGAAGGAGAACTCTGAGACGGTGGTCACAGGCTCCCTGGACGACCTGGTAAAGGTCTGGAAATG GCGTGATGAGAGGCTGGACCTGCAGTGGAGTCTGGAGGGAcatcagctgggagtggtgtcTGTGGACATCAGCCACACCCTGCCCATTGCTGCATCCAGTTCTCTTGATGCTCATATTCGTCTTTGGGACTTGGAAAATGGCAAACAGATAAAGTCCATAGATGCAGGACCTG TGGATGCCTGGACTCTGGCCTTTTCTCCTGATTCCCAGTACCTGGCCACAGGAACTCATGTTGGGAAAGTGAACATTTTTGGTGTGGAAAGTGGGAAAAAGGAATATTCTTTGGACACGAGAGGAAAATTCATTCTTAGTATCGCATAC AGTCCTGATGGGAAATACCTAGCCAGTGGAGCCATCGATGGAATCATCAATATTTTTGATATTGCAACTGGAAAACTTCTGCATACACTGGAAG GCCACGCCATGCCCATTCGCTCCTTGACCTTTTCCCCGGACTCCCAGCTCCTTGTCACTGCTTCAGATGACGGCTACATCAAGATCTATGATGT ACAACATGCCAACTTGGCGGGCACGCTGAGCGGCCATGCTTCCTGGGTGCTGAACGTGGCGTTTTGTCCCGATGACACTCGCTTCGTTTCCAG ttcctCTGACAAAAGCGTGAAAGTTTGGGACGTTGGAACGAGGACTTGTGTTCACACCTTCTTTGATCACCAGGATCAG gtCTGGGGAGTAAAATACAATGGAAATGGCTCAAAAATTGTGTCTGTGGGAGATGACCAGGAAATTCACATCTATGACTGTCCAATTTAA
- the SKIC8 gene encoding superkiller complex protein 8 isoform X1 — translation MTNQYGILFKQEQAHDDAIWSVAWGTNKKENSETVVTGSLDDLVKVWKWRDERLDLQWSLEGHQLGVVSVDISHTLPIAASSSLDAHIRLWDLENGKQIKSIDAGPVDAWTLAFSPDSQYLATGTHVGKVNIFGVESGKKEYSLDTRGKFILSIAYSPDGKYLASGAIDGIINIFDIATGKLLHTLEGHAMPIRSLTFSPDSQLLVTASDDGYIKIYDVQHANLAGTLSGHASWVLNVAFCPDDTRFVSSSSDKSVKVWDVGTRTCVHTFFDHQDQVWGVKYNGNGSKIVSVGDDQEIHIYDCPI, via the exons ATGACCAACCAG TATGGTATTCTCTTCAAACAAGAGCAAG CTCATGATGATGCCATTTGGTCAGTCGCCTGGGGGACAAACAAGAAGGAGAACTCTGAGACGGTGGTCACAGGCTCCCTGGACGACCTGGTAAAGGTCTGGAAATG GCGTGATGAGAGGCTGGACCTGCAGTGGAGTCTGGAGGGAcatcagctgggagtggtgtcTGTGGACATCAGCCACACCCTGCCCATTGCTGCATCCAGTTCTCTTGATGCTCATATTCGTCTTTGGGACTTGGAAAATGGCAAACAGATAAAGTCCATAGATGCAGGACCTG TGGATGCCTGGACTCTGGCCTTTTCTCCTGATTCCCAGTACCTGGCCACAGGAACTCATGTTGGGAAAGTGAACATTTTTGGTGTGGAAAGTGGGAAAAAGGAATATTCTTTGGACACGAGAGGAAAATTCATTCTTAGTATCGCATAC AGTCCTGATGGGAAATACCTAGCCAGTGGAGCCATCGATGGAATCATCAATATTTTTGATATTGCAACTGGAAAACTTCTGCATACACTGGAAG GCCACGCCATGCCCATTCGCTCCTTGACCTTTTCCCCGGACTCCCAGCTCCTTGTCACTGCTTCAGATGACGGCTACATCAAGATCTATGATGT ACAACATGCCAACTTGGCGGGCACGCTGAGCGGCCATGCTTCCTGGGTGCTGAACGTGGCGTTTTGTCCCGATGACACTCGCTTCGTTTCCAG ttcctCTGACAAAAGCGTGAAAGTTTGGGACGTTGGAACGAGGACTTGTGTTCACACCTTCTTTGATCACCAGGATCAG gtCTGGGGAGTAAAATACAATGGAAATGGCTCAAAAATTGTGTCTGTGGGAGATGACCAGGAAATTCACATCTATGACTGTCCAATTTAA